A region of the Vigna unguiculata cultivar IT97K-499-35 chromosome 9, ASM411807v1, whole genome shotgun sequence genome:
tttcaaatttacaATATTACCTTTTTAATTACCTTTTATTAATAGATATTAAGTTTGTAAATTCTTAGGATTTGACTTCTGTAATGGAAAAAGTGCATGATACAGAGAGAGAATGTGAACTTATAAccatttatagaaaaaaaaagacatttttgGTTTTAACTTTATAATTGTTATTCATGTAAATATATTCTGTCACAATATCAACAATTGATTTTCCAATAATGGCTATAATTGCATACTTTGGGAAACTAGGATTTTGAGCTGAATGAAGAAATATAGTGTTTTGAAGATTGATAGTCTTTTGAAGATTGATAGGATAACTGTAAAGGCCCCATTGGATCATTTGCTGCGTTGGACCCTCTTCAACATTGATTTGACTTTCTTATAAGCAGCATTTTTGTGTGTGATGACCTGTGTGCAAGTAAATGATGACCTGTGCATCATTTGTTGCAACAATGTGgttttactcaatttttttgAACTGATACTATAGCAGTTAATTCGTGTGTTTGGGGtgacaaaattttgttaataatatgtGATTTGTAATTAGTGGGGTTAAAGACTTCtaatttgttggtgatgacttTTGTGCACCCAAGTGATGACCTGTGATACATTTTTTGCAATCAGTATTAATCGaattttttatctgttttgtTATGGCAGTCAATAattgtttatgattttatttactttGGTCCATGTGATAAATTTTCAGTTATATTTGGTTTTATTTAGGAATTTTAAGTAAGATGTCTAGCAAACGTGAACGCAAATGTATTCCAGAAGCAGGCAATAagggaaagaagaagaaggtggtgGAAAATGTTGATCAGGTATAATTAGAATCTTTaagttatttaactttttttattatttctaataaataatattttgttcatGGTGCTATAGGTGCGAATTGTGCATAGGTGCGAAAGCAAGTACATTGTTGAAGTAAACAGTGTACTAAAAGCCACTCACCGTAAACGGATTCAGGCAACACCATTTAGATGGTGTTTGGAGGTGGACAACGCATTGGAAATAAATTGTCCTTTGTTGAGGGAAGTGTTGCGTAGATGGGTTCCACAAGGGGAATATATTCGTGTAGGTCAGCATTTGGTGGGGTTATCGGTTTATGATGTTTGTGTATGCTTAGGTCTTAGTATGGTTGGTAAATGTGTTGAATTTGATGATGATGTAAGTGGGGTAGTAGGTTCACTTTTTGAGAAGAAACCAATCACCTTGCGAGACATAATTAAGAAGATTAAGAACCTAGTGGTTAGTGATGATGATGTAGAGAATGCGTGTAGGTTGTATCTGTTACTTTGTTttactgtattttattttcctagGACATCTAGGACAGTGACCAATATGCCTTTCAAAGTGTTAGACAACGTTGACAACTTAAGCGAATATAATTGGGCAGAGTCAGTGCATAGTTTTTTGATCTCTGCACTCAATCGTGGATGTAAGGTTGTACGAGAAAAGATAAATACTCGTAGCCTTAACTTAGCCGGATCTGTTGTAGTTGTTCAGGTAATTAATGTTTTAGCAACCTTTATTTTCCTTatgcatttttataatttattgatttgtctaacatttttatAGGTTTGGGCTGCTCGTCGTCTTGGCTTAGAAGATGTAGAGGGGGAGGTTCAATTCCCAAGATTTCTGCGGTGGCCCTCCGTGAAGATTAGGACACCTAATATTGAGTCTGCTTTTGAAAAGAATAAGGTTTTATTTGAGTTGTATTTGTATATGTTTGGTTTTATTACGAAATGTGTTCCAAacagatttattttatttgtagatTGTGTTTGGTTGGGCCCTAACTGCAGAGGAGAGGAACAACCCAATAGTGCAAAATGTCGTTCACATTGATGAACAATATAATGTGAATAATGATGGCATGCAGGGTGTTTGTCATTCCAAACAGCAAGtggatttggaagaaaaatttgaaaaacatgaACGGATGATTCTTAACATGAAAGAACAGATAAAGAAGATGCGTGATGAATTTTTTGATGCTCCTGAACCTGACTCCTGTGCAGGAAAAGGAAATGATGTTAATGAAGAAGATAGATGTTCTTCTGAGCAATGGAAGTCTGATGAAGGCCAGGCTTGTCCTTCACACCGGGAAGAGAGTCCGCAACCTCATCAGTGTGAGGAAGATGACCTCAATGACAAACCAAAAGCCAACCATAATGGAGACGACAAAGCTATTAAGCCTAACACTGAAGGTCAAAGTAATACACTATTTATAGATAAGGCTAAATTGTATAAGGATGTGACTGCTGTTGGTTGTCCCAGGTAtgctatttttattaataatgtaTTCAACGTCAACACACACTAATAGTTAACACTTTGAGTTgtttctttttacttttcagAACTATTTATGTTGATTTGAATGGTGAGATATTGAGGAGCGATGAATGTCAATGTTTTCGTCCACGTGGTTGGATTGATAACATGGTAAAGTATGAAACTTAAGTTTATGACTATTTCTATTGTTACTACAACCATGTactgatataattattttttttgtgttcagtCTATAATGTTTGCAGCGTACGAGTTCATGTATAGACAGAAAATGCTGACCGGGAAGATTAGCAGGGTTATATTCAATCCTTTCTATacagtaagttttttttttgttcctttacTATTTATGCTTAAATTAGTGTATAAGTATTGACTTTTGTTGTGATTCAGAATGCAGTTATCCTTGATTGTAACAAAAGAAAGGTGAATAGACGTGAGTGGTGTCTAGATGACTACAGGCATTACCTGACACGTGATTTGGTTTCAGTGCAGGATATATGAACAGCAGATTTTGTGAGTATCTTTACTTGTTAAATGCtgttatattttgttacaaaatgaaatgtgtttgtTAATGTTACTTGTATTTAGTTGTTTGCCCCAGTCATTTATGCTAAACATTGGTGGTGTTATGCTTTTAATTGTAAAACGAAAGAGTTCTTTGTCTTAGATTCACTTGCACACAAATGTCGAAGGCGAAAACAGATTGATACTCACGTGGTAGGTCCATCTGTGACATTATAAAATTTCACTTACTGATGTTCATTGTGTTCACATTATTTATGTTCGATTAATATCTATTATAGGTACAAAATGTGGAAAATCTCTTTTGGCTattaaatgacaaaaataaattgaagcCAACATTTGAAGTCCATATTGAAGACGTTCCTGAACAGCCTAATTTGTAAGCACAACTTTAATTGAATAGCCTATTCATACAACTTGGTTACGTAATTAGGAAGTTTTCAATAATTGTTTTGTTAACCACTTCCAGGCATGATTATGGTATTATGGTGTTGAAGTATCTTGAGATATGGGATGGCATAAAAAGATTTGATGGGAAAAGCATGCCAGCTTACACTGATGTGAGTATAATATCCTTGGAACTGTTTACATTTAACTTGCATAAAGTTATTTTGATATGAATATGTAATTAAGTAGTTGTTCTTTTGTGGCAGGAGGATCTACAACAATTCAGGCAGCAGTACATTTGTGACTGGATTCTTCACCCAGAAAATAAGCATAGGGAGGCTGTACTTGAAATATTTAAACCATCTTTAAAGAAGTagaaatgtaaatattttagtGTTGATCAATAGTGTAACTTTAAGGTCTTTTTTGATATGGCTGACGTcctttatatattaaagttgcACTCCTTTGTAAACTATGTTTTTAACAATCActtatgttatatattaaagttgCCTGCTGTTTGTTCTGTGATGACCAAGTTCCATATAAGTGATGACCAACTTCCATATAAGTGTATACccactttatatttttgtgttacCTGGTAACTGATGATAAGTACGTTGATATCCCTAATTTTGTcgcatattaattaaattaactgcAGAACAGCATGATAATGCGAATTTTGTGAACAAAAGCTGGGAACAATATTAATGACTACTACTTAACGTAGTAAACAGTAATTAGTACAAAAACTTTGACTGTGTGAATAAATAAACATGTCATTCACAAACACAAACTCTAATAACAAAAGGTGTTTGGTAATGCCATGTTGATCATCTCAATTGATCCAAAAAATTTCGTATTTGATAATACTAgttcctgaaaaaaaaaacaattactaTATTAAGCTATCATGAATATAAGGCAAAATTAAACATGTTTGTACTGTGGCATACCTAATGATCTGTTATGTATCAATAAGTTGTTGATTACTTTCTATTGATGTTAAAAGTGATAGAAAGCCTGTGCACtggacatcataaaaaaaaaccaaatttatCAATAGAaatccaaattacaacatcaaaTCTATAAATGAACTACTTATTGCGCTTCCTCCTACTAAATGTTGCAAAAGGAGTTCTTATTGCTATACTCTTAACACGCAACCGAGGACCCTCCCTTCGTCGGACATACATGTTGCTTTCTTCAGATTCTTGTGTTTCCTGATTTGGATAATTAACTTCTTCCACATGACCCCTGTCACCAGAATTGCCAAATTCAATGCAGCCAGTGGGGTGGTTCGAATAAGGTGTTTGCGAATGACCAGCATTTGCCTCACCAAAGTCAGAAAAATTCATTTTGCCCTACTGGTGTTGGCGCTGCTTCTTCCTCTCAATCATTACATCTTGAAACATATTAAAGTGCTTTGTTTAGAGGACTTGAATGCAATGATGATTGAGAGGAAGAAGCAGCGCCAACACCAGCAGGGCAAAATGAATTTTTCTGACTTTGGTGAGGCAAGTGCTAGTCATTCGCAAACACCTTATTCGAACCACCCCACTGGCTGCATTGAATTTGGCAATTCTGGTGACAGGGGTCATGTGGAAGAAGTTAATTATCCAAATCAGGAAACACAAGAATCTGAAGAAAGCAACATGTATGTCCGACGAAGGGAGGGTCCTCGGTTGCGTGTTAAGAGTATAGCAATAAGAACTCCTTTTGCAACATTTAGTAGGAGGAAGCGCAATAAGTAGTTCATTTATAGAtttgatgttgtaatttggattTCTATTGataaatttggtttttttttatgatgtccaGTGCACAGGCTTTCTATCACTTTTAACATCAATAGAAAGTAATCAACAACTTATTGATACATAACAGATCATTAGGTATGCCACAGTACAAACATGTTTAATTTTGCCTTATATTCATGATAGCTTAATAtagtaattgtttttttttcaggaACTAGTATTATCAAATACGAAATTTTTTGGATCAATTGAGATGATCAACATGGCATTACCAAACACCTTTTGTTATTAGAGTTTGTGTTTGTGAATGACATGTTTATTTATTCACACAGTCAAAGTTTTTGTACTAATTACTGTTTACTACGTTAAGTAGTAGTCATTAATATTGTTCCCAGCTTTTGTTCACAAAATTCGCATTATCATGCTGTTCTgcagttaatttaattaatatgcgACAAAATTAGGGATATCAACGTACTTATCATCAGTTACCAGgtaacacaaaaatataaagtggGTATACACTTATATGGAAGTTGGTCATCACTTATATGGAACTTGGTCATCACAGAACAAACAGCAGGcaactttaatatataacataagTGATTGTTAAAAACATAGTTTACAAAGGAGTgcaactttaatatataaaggACGTCAGCCATATCAAAAAAGACCTTAAAGTTACACTATTGATCAACactaaaatatttacatttctACTTCTTTAAAGATGGTTTAAATATTTCAAGTACAGCCTCCCTATGCTTATTTTCTGGGTGAAGAATCCAGTCACAAATGTACTGCTGCCTGAATTGTTGTAGATCCTCCTGCCACAAAAGAACAACTACTTAATTACATATTCATATCAAAATAACTTTATGCAAGTTAAATGTAAACAGTTCCAAGGATATTATACTCACATCAGTGTAAGCTGGCATGCTTTTCCCATCAAATCTTTTTATGCCATCCCATATCTCAAGATACTTCAACACCATAATACCATAATCATGCCTGGAAGTGGTTAACAAAACAATTATTGAAAACTTCCTAATTACGTAACCAAGTTGTATGAATAGGCTATTCAATTAAAGTTGTGCTTACAAATTAGGCTGTTCAGGAACGTCTTCAATATGGACTTCAAATGTTGgcttcaatttatttttgtcatttaatAGCCAAAAGAGATTTTCCACATTTTGTACCTATAACAGATATTAATCGAACATAAATAATGTGAACACAATGAACATCAGTAAGTGAAATTTTATAATGTCACAGATGGACCTACCACGTGAGTATCAATCTGTTTTCGCCTTCGACATTTGTGTGCAAGTGAATCTAAGACAAAGAACTCTTTCGTTTTACAATTAAAAGCATAACACCACCAATGTTTAGCATAAATGACTGGGGCAAACAACTAAATACAAGTAACATTAacaaacacatttcattttgtaacaaaatataacaGCATTTAACAAGTAAAGATACTCACAAAATCTGCTGTTCATATATCCTGCACTGAAACCAAATCACGTGTCAGGTAATGCCTGTAGTCATCTAGACACCACTCACGTCTATTCACCTTTCTTTTGTTACAATCAAGGATAACTGCATTCTGAATCACAACAAAAGTCAATACTTATACACTAATTTAAGCATAAATAgtaaaggaacaaaaaaaaaacttactgtATAGAAAGGATTGAATATAACCCTGCTAATCTTCCCGGTCAGCATTTTCTGTCTATACATGAACTCGTACGCTGCAAACATTATAGactgaacacaaaaaaaataattatatcagtACATGGTTGTAGTGACAATAGAAATAGTCATAAACTTAAGTTTCATACTTTACCATGTTATCAATCCAACCACGTGGACGAAAACATTGACATTCATCGCTCCTCAATATCTCACCATTCAAATCAACATAAATAGTTctgaaaagtaaaaagaaacAACTCAAAGTGTTAACTATTAGTGTGTGTTGACGTTGAAtacattattaataaaaatagcaTACCTGGGACAACCAACAGCAGTCACATCCTTATACAATTTAGCCTTATCTATAAATAGTGTATTACTTTGACCTTCAGTGTTAGGCTTAATAGCTTTGTCGTCTCCATTATGGTTGGCTTTTGGTTTGTCATTGAGGTCATCTTCCTCACACTGATGAGGTTGCGGACTCTCTTTCCGGTGTGAAGGACAAGCCTGGCCTTCATCAGACTTCCATTGCTCAGAAGGACATCTATCTTCTTCATTAACATCATTTCCTTTTCCT
Encoded here:
- the LOC114163602 gene encoding uncharacterized protein LOC114163602, producing MVGKCVEFDDDVSGVVGSLFEKKPITLRDIIKKIKNLVVSDDDVENACRLYLLLCFTVFYFPRTSRTVTNMPFKVLDNVDNLSEYNWAESVHSFLISALNRGCKVVREKINTRSLNLAGSVVVVQVWAARRLGLEDVEGEVQFPRFLRWPSVKIRTPNIESAFEKNKIVFGWALTAEERNNPIVQNVVHIDEQYNVNNDGMQGVCHSKQQVDLEEKFEKHERMILNMKEQIKKMRDEFFDAPEPDSCAGKGNDVNEEDRCSSEQWKSDEGQACPSHREESPQPHQCEEDDLNDKPKANHNGDDKAIKPNTEGQSNTLFIDKAKLYKDVTAVGCPRTIYVDLNGEILRSDECQCFRPRGWIDNMSIMFAAYEFMYRQKMLTGKISRVIFNPFYTVQNVENLFWLLNDKNKLKPTFEVHIEDVPEQPNLHDYGIMVLKYLEIWDGIKRFDGKSMPAYTDEDLQQFRQQYICDWILHPENKHREAVLEIFKPSLKK